Proteins encoded in a region of the Oryctolagus cuniculus chromosome 10, mOryCun1.1, whole genome shotgun sequence genome:
- the LOC103349190 gene encoding serine/threonine-protein kinase MARK2 produces the protein MAFQEEADVLEGYRLLCFIGQGSFSHVQLALHLRTGSEVAVKVIPRDPEDSASLQKLLGEVDLMKGLHHPHIIELLEVRHTADCTYLIMEYASRGELRCYVAERGHLWEEEARFLFGQILSAVHYCHGRRVVHRDLKLGNLLLDAGLNIKLVDFGLSCRVAEGQRLDTFCGTPKYCAPEVFLQQEHDGFKADVWSLGVVLYAMLTGALPFYGRNLRELEARVLGGRYLLPAHTSTALKELLSKLLSVDARERPTVEEIMGHWWLGRGPEKPEITHVEPLGSTQDSETQEYLAGLAFEPGSGEESLSNNQCDGAMSVTPVSHKGHPRVEPISQARLSPPSLSVLRSHPVPRNLRKITSQPAPPSSQLQLPRDHQEAEPQACSAAPMPDCPQAGQPQMRSPGPGLSPLTGPGASASPLSPGSSEGPLEEGTHPWGAAEHEAVPRGQPGQAAGTSATASDKSRGCWGVGRRMVRFLLRACCILPASEEDPGVRGTDGAPP, from the coding sequence ATGGCCTTCCAGGAGGAAGCGGATGTCCTGGAGGGGTACAGGCTCCTGTGCTTCATTGGCCAGGGCAGCTTCAGCCACGTGCAGCTGGCCCTCCACCTGAGAACAGGGAGCGAGGTGGCCGTGAAGGTCATCCCGAGAGACCCTGAGGACTCAGCCAGCTTGCAGAAGCTGCTGGGCGAGGTGGACCTCATGAAGGGCCTGCACCACCCGCACATCATTGAGTTGCTGGAGGTGAGGCACACAGCCGACTGCACCTACCTCATCATGGAGTATGCCAGCCGGGGTGAGCTGCGCTGCTACGTGGCAGAGCGTGGCCACCTGTGGGAGGAAGAGGCCCGCTTCCTGTTCGGCCAGATCCTGTCGGCCGTGCACTACTGCCACGGGCGCCGTGTGGTGCACAGAGACCTGAAGCTGGGCAACCTGCTGCTGGACGCCGGCCTCAACATTAAACTGGTCGACTTCGGCCTGAGCTGCCGCGTCGCCGAGGGCCAACGGCTGGACACGTTTTGCGGGACGCCCAAGTATTGTGCCCCGGAAGTGTTCCTGCAGCAAGAGCACGATGGCTTCAAGGCTGACGTCTGGAGCCTGGGGGTGGTCCTGTACGCCATGCTGACGGGGGCCCTGCCCTTCTATGGCAGGAACCTGCGGGAGCTGGAGGCCCGCGTCCTGGGCGGACGTTACCTGCTTCCGGCTCATACAAGCACAGCACTTAAAGAGCTCCTCAGTAAATTACTGAGTGTGGACGCCAGGGAGAGGCCCACAGTGGAAGAAATCATGGGCCACTGGTGGCTTGGCAGAGGCCCAGAAAAACCCGAGATAACCCATGTGGAGCCTCTGGGATCCACCCAGGATTCTGAAACCCAAGAGTACCTGGCAGGCCTGGCCTTTGAGCCAGGCAGTGGAGAGGAGTCCCTGTCCAACAATCAATGTGACGGCGCCATGTCTGTCACaccagtctcccacaagggccaCCCGAGGGTGGAGCCCATATCTCAGGCCAGACTCTCCCCTCCTAGCCTCAGTGTTCTGCGGAGCCACCCTGTGCCCAGGAACCTGAGGAAGATCACAAGTCAGCCAGCGCCCCCCTCCTCCCAACTCCAGCTGCCACGAGACCAccaggaggcagagccacaggcctGCAGTGCAGCCCCCATGCCCGACTGTCCCCAGGCTGGCCAGCCGCAGATGCGGAGCCCCGGGCCCGGGCTGAGCCCCCTCACAGGCCCTGGGGCCTCCGCCTCCCCGCTCAGCCCCGGCAGCAGTGAGGGGCCCCTGGAAGAAGGGACGCACCCCTGGGGAGCGGCAGAGCACGAAGCTGTCCCAAGAGGGCAACCAGGGCAGGCGGCTGGGACCTCAGCCACTGCCTCGGACAAGAGCCGGGGCTGCTGGGGCGTGGGCAGGAGGATGGTCAGGTTCCTCCTGCGGGCGTGTTGCATCCTGCCGGCCAGCGAGGAGGACCCTGGGGTCAGGGGCACAGACGGGGCTCCCCCGTAG